A section of the Dehalococcoidia bacterium genome encodes:
- a CDS encoding CoA transferase, which yields MNSNGSSAEYKMPLDGIRVIEFGSLLAGPFSTRFFADFGAEVIKVEAPDSPDPMRDWGPAKYKGRALVWPIQSRNKKVVTINMRVPEGQELARRLIDKADMVVENFRPGTLERWGCGYDVLSKRNPGLIMIHVSGYGQTGRYRNRAGFGSAAGAMGGLRFLTGYPDRPPTRVGLSLEDSLGSLQAVIGGLLALRARDLNGGKGQEVDVSITEAVFAMTEGAIPEYALTGYIRQRQGSILPGVAPSNIYQAKDGIWMVIAANADNPFKRLFELMGMPEVANNPKYMSHEGRWEDRDQLDEWIAAWAKQYTSDEITKMLEEAGVPSAPIYSAKEIYEDPYFWERESIIEVEDPELGKIPMPGVMPKLCGTPGKVKWTGPAKPGMHNDEVFRTIVGLTEQELEDYKARGII from the coding sequence ATGAACTCCAACGGGTCTTCCGCCGAGTACAAGATGCCCCTCGACGGCATCCGCGTCATCGAGTTCGGCAGCCTGCTGGCTGGTCCGTTCAGCACTCGCTTCTTTGCGGACTTTGGCGCCGAAGTGATCAAGGTCGAAGCGCCCGATTCGCCGGACCCGATGCGCGATTGGGGGCCCGCCAAATACAAGGGGCGCGCGCTCGTCTGGCCGATTCAGTCGCGCAACAAGAAGGTGGTGACGATCAACATGCGCGTGCCGGAAGGCCAAGAACTGGCCCGCCGCCTGATCGACAAGGCCGACATGGTGGTGGAGAACTTCCGGCCGGGCACCCTTGAGCGCTGGGGCTGCGGCTACGATGTGCTGAGCAAGCGCAACCCCGGCCTCATCATGATCCATGTCTCCGGCTACGGGCAGACCGGCCGCTACCGCAATCGCGCCGGCTTCGGGTCGGCCGCCGGCGCAATGGGCGGCCTGCGCTTCCTCACCGGCTATCCCGACCGGCCGCCGACGCGGGTCGGGCTCTCTCTCGAAGACTCGCTCGGCTCGCTCCAAGCCGTAATCGGCGGCTTGCTCGCTCTGCGCGCCCGCGACCTGAACGGCGGCAAGGGGCAAGAAGTCGACGTCTCAATCACCGAAGCGGTCTTCGCGATGACCGAGGGCGCGATCCCGGAGTATGCCCTGACCGGCTACATCCGCCAGCGCCAAGGCTCGATCCTGCCGGGAGTTGCGCCATCGAATATCTACCAAGCGAAAGACGGCATCTGGATGGTGATCGCCGCCAATGCCGACAACCCGTTCAAGCGGCTGTTCGAACTGATGGGCATGCCGGAGGTCGCCAACAACCCGAAATACATGAGCCACGAAGGGCGCTGGGAAGATCGCGACCAGCTCGATGAGTGGATCGCTGCCTGGGCGAAGCAGTACACCTCAGACGAGATCACCAAGATGCTGGAGGAGGCCGGCGTTCCCTCGGCGCCGATCTACAGCGCGAAGGAGATCTACGAAGACCCCTACTTCTGGGAGCGGGAGTCGATCATCGAAGTTGAGGACCCCGAGCTGGGCAAGATCCCGATGCCGGGCGTGATGCCGAAGCTGTGCGGCACTCCCGGGAAGGTGAAGTGGACGGGGCCCGCCAAGCCCGGCATGCACAACGACGAAGTGTTCCGCACCATCGTCGGGCTGACCGAGCAGGAGCTGGAAGACTACAAGGCCCGAGGCATCATATGA